In Desulfatiglans sp., the sequence TAACGCCCTTTGGTGGTGTGGGCACCTGTATCTCTGTTACTATCTCGTCCTTTTCCAGAATTGTTGAACCAGGTTTGACCATATCCCAGAACTGTTCAGTCTCGATCGTTCTTTTATTCGTTTTGATCTTTGCATTCAGCGCTACCAGTGCCGGGGCTGTATCACTCGGGTTTACAGCAACACATCCTTTGACCGCCCCAAATATAGAATGATACCTGTTCTCACCCATCATGGCATAACATTTTTTACCCCCTTTGCGGACACAGTCAAACCTGTTATCAGGGAGCCTGAAATACCAGCACCTTGTGAGCTGGCAGATATTCCCGCCAATTGTTCCCATCTCTCTTATGTGAGGCGATGCGGTATGATGTGCAGCATCAGCCAGTGCGGTATACTTTGATTTCACAAGATCACTTTTAGCAATATCTTCCAGCCTTGTAAGTGCGCCTATTTTGAGTATGCCCCCCTCTTCTTTTATATAATCAAGATCAGGGATGGTCTTTAGATTGACAAGGATTTCAGGATAATCAGGCAGTATCTCAAATCGCATTGCGCCCAGGATATCGGTACCACCTGCTATCAAGGAGGTATTTCCTGCCTTTAATATTGCGGCTGCTTCATCTACAGACTTTGCATTGATATGTTCGAATCTTTTTATTGTTTTCATGATTTAACCCCCTTCAATACCTGAGCTGCATCCACAACCGCTTTCGGATGCTGCTGGTATGTGCCGCACCGGCAGAGGTTGCCGCCAAGGGCATCGCGGACATCAGCCTCTGTCGGGTTCGGGTTTCTATCCAGAAGCGCCTTTGCTGTTGTTACAAAACCGGGGGTACAATAACCGCACTGAAAGGCATTCCACTTGATATAAGAGTCTATTATGGGATGTTTTACCTTTGCAATCCCCTCTGCGGTTTCAATCACTGCCCCATTGCATTCTACTGCAAGGGTTAAGCATGACAGCACTGGCCTACCGTTCATGATTACAGTGCATGACCCGCATGCCCCCATGCCGCCGCACCAGTCCTTTGGTGAAGTAAGACCTATTTCATCCCTTAAAAGCTGTCTTAAGGTCCAGTTGGGCTCAACATGAAAACGGTATCTTCCGCCGTTTACAGTGAGTTCAATTGGCTCTCTGCATCCTGACTGGGTGTTGGTTGAGGTTGCGTCAGCAGGTGTGAGATTCCCTTTTTCCTGTGCTTGGGCCTCACCACCGGATGCAAAGGCCATTGTGCCCACTGTTGTTCCGCCAATTACCAGTCCTGCATCCTTCAGGAATTTCCTGCGGGAGAGATTGCTGATACCTTTTTTTGTTTCATCGTCTGTTTTTTTTGTTTCTGACATAGTAACCCCGTGTGTTGTGTTTTTCCTTTATCGAAATCGAAAGCCGATTTCGATTTCGTTTAAAAAAGATTAAAGATTATCTTTTTCGCTGTAGCCTCTTCCACCCAATTTACTTAGCATAACAGCTATTCTATCAAGCTCAACCTTGTGATCGCTGCTTTGTGTTTCATCAAGAGCCTTGCCTACAACTAAAACATCCTGAATTGCTGCGCATTCCAGAGCTGAACCTCGTGCAATCTCGAAGTATCGCCTTCTATCTGCCTTTGCAGTCTTGCCGTTACCTTCAGCAATATTTAACGGTATCGGCTGACTTGCACGAAGCCATTGATCCCTTGCTGAACGATGAACTCCATTCAGATTTTTCGCCTTCTCGTAAACCCATGCGACATACGTTAGAGCCAGCCGGTAGACATCAAGTTTTTCATGCCCAAGTGCCATAGTTTTGGTTCCAAATTTCTTATCGAAATCGTTTTTTATCGAAATCCAAATCGAAATCGAGCTTCGATAATAACTTAAAACTTAAGACAAAAGCCGATTGCGATTTCGACTCAAATGCAAAAACCGATTTCGATTTCGATTATTAAAGCTTAAATCTTCCCCAGAGCCCTCAGCACCCTCTCCGGGGTCGTGGGGAATTCCTCAACCCATTTCCCGGTTGCGTTGTATATCGCGCCTGCTGTTATCCCTGAAAGAGATGCCCCGGAATCCTCTCCCAAACCGCATGCGCCATAGGAGGAATAACCCAAATGACTTTCATTCAGGATGCACTTTATCTCCGGGTAATCATTCATTGTTCCGATATGATAATTAATGTTATCAAAATTAAGCCCTACCCCTGTTTTCGGGCAGTAGATCTTCTCCTCTGTTGCGCTCCTCCCCAGTCCCATTATTGCCCCGCCATACTGCTGGGCCTCTGCGCCCCTTCTGTTAAAGAGGTGGCCCACATCATTTACGCACACAAGGTTGGAGACTATCACCTCACCGGTCTCAATATCTACCTCAACCTCCATAAAATGCGCCTGCCTGCTCATGATATACATCCTGGGGTGAGGCTTTCCATCAAGGGTTAACCCGGATACATCAGGTACAACCGGGTGGATTATGGAGGGGTCATCACCCCAGAACCCGCCTGCTACATCCTTTACGCTT encodes:
- a CDS encoding (2Fe-2S)-binding protein, which encodes MAFASGGEAQAQEKGNLTPADATSTNTQSGCREPIELTVNGGRYRFHVEPNWTLRQLLRDEIGLTSPKDWCGGMGACGSCTVIMNGRPVLSCLTLAVECNGAVIETAEGIAKVKHPIIDSYIKWNAFQCGYCTPGFVTTAKALLDRNPNPTEADVRDALGGNLCRCGTYQQHPKAVVDAAQVLKGVKS
- a CDS encoding molybdopterin dehydrogenase — protein: MKRFEHINAKSVDEAAAILKAGNTSLIAGGTDILGAMRFEILPDYPEILVNLKTIPDLDYIKEEGGILKIGALTRLEDIAKSDLVKSKYTALADAAHHTASPHIREMGTIGGNICQLTRCWYFRLPDNRFDCVRKGGKKCYAMMGENRYHSIFGAVKGCVAVNPSDTAPALVALNAKIKTNKRTIETEQFWDMVKPGSTILEKDEIVTEIQVPTPPKGVISSFIKFAIRKSIDFPIVNCAAMIGKGEARICLNAVHNKPYRCINAEDMIRGKSINESNADSTGAAAIEKAKTLPGDRNKWKIQLARTMVKRAILGCA
- a CDS encoding four helix bundle protein, producing MALGHEKLDVYRLALTYVAWVYEKAKNLNGVHRSARDQWLRASQPIPLNIAEGNGKTAKADRRRYFEIARGSALECAAIQDVLVVGKALDETQSSDHKVELDRIAVMLSKLGGRGYSEKDNL